From Ictidomys tridecemlineatus isolate mIctTri1 chromosome 2, mIctTri1.hap1, whole genome shotgun sequence, the proteins below share one genomic window:
- the Prodh gene encoding proline dehydrogenase 1, mitochondrial isoform X3, whose amino-acid sequence MALRLVFSLRSRTPRTPHLALLSTSPATREQHAAGPRAVPGCRPVEAVRPPVPVVDFSNAKEAYRSLRTWELARNLLVLRLCASPTLLERHQQLLQIARKLLGQKLFDKLMKMTFYGQFVAGEDQESIQPLIRHNKAFGVGSILDYGVEEDLSFEEAECKEMASYASSTERNGSSMSKSEKQYQAHLTFGDQRDSVISGAHTYFCASETKYDSRMKTLLHCIEASGKASDDDFIAIKLTSLVRPQFLLHFSDVLTKWRHFFHQMAAEQGQAGHAAMDTKLEVVALQESIAKMGIASRAEIENWFTPETLGVSGTMDLLEWNSLIHCRTQLSKHLLIPNVQTGQLEPLMSQFTEKEELQMMRILQRMDVLATKAMEVGVRLMVDAEQTYFQPAISHLTLEIQRKFNVEKPLIFNTYQCYLKDAYDNVTLDVELARREGWCFGAKLVRGAYMVQERARAVDLGYEDPINSTYEATNAMYHKCLNYVLEELKHNSKAEVMVASHNEDTIRFTLSSTTLGEI is encoded by the exons ATGGCTTTGAGGCTTGTGTTTTCCCTTCGATCCCGCACTCCCCGCACACCTCATCTCGCCCTGCTGTCCACTTCGCCCGCTACCCGCGAGCAGCACGCCGCGGGTCCCAGGGCTGTGCCGGGATGCAGGCCGGTTGAGGCCGTGAGGCCGCCAGTTCCCGTGGTGGACTTCAGCAACGCGAAAGAGGCGTACCGCAGTCTGCGTACCTGGGAGCTAGCGCGCAATCTTCTGGTGCTACGGCTGTGTGCCTCACCCACGCTGCTGGAGCGCCATCAGCAG CTGCTTCAGATAGCCAGAAAACTTCTTGGGCAGAAGCTGTTTGACAAGCTAATGAAGATGACCTTCTATGGGCAGTTTGTGGCTGGCGAGGACCAGGAGTCCATTCAGCCCCTGATCAGGCACAACAAGGCCTTTGGTGTTGGCTCCATCCTGGACTACGGAGTGGAGGAAGATCTGAGCTTCGAGGAGGCAGAGTGCAAGGAGATGGC GTCCTATGCCTCTTCAACAGAAAGGAATGGCAGCA GCATGAGTAAGAGTGAGAAGCAATATCAGGCCCATCTAACCTTTGGAGACCAAAGGGACAGCGTCATCAGTGGTGCCCATACTTACTTCTGTGCCAGTGAAACCAAGTATGATAGCCGCATGAAGACCCTGTTGCACTGCATAGAGGCCTCAG GTAAAGCCAGTGATGATGACTTCATAGCAATTAAGCTTACTTCCCTGGTTAGACCCCAGTTTCTG CTGCATTTCTCAGATGTACTGACCAAGTGGAgacatttttttcaccaaatggCTGCAGAGCAAGGGCAGGCTGGGCACGCTGCCATGGACACAAAACTGGAGGTGGTAGCACTACAG GAAAGCATTGCTAAGATGGGCATTGCATCCAGGGCTGAGATTGAGAACTGGTTTACACCAGAGACCCTGGGAGTGTCTGG CACCATGGACCTGCTGGAGTGGAACAGCCTCATTCACTGCAGGACTCAGCTTTCCAAGCACCTGCTGATCCCCAATGTGCAG ACAGGACAGCTGGAACCCCTGATGTCACAGTTCACTGAGAAGGAAGAGCTGCAGATGATGAGGATACTGCAGAGAATGGATGTCCTGGCCACG AAAGCCATGGAAGTAGGGGTACGGCTGATGGTGGATGCTGAGCAGACCTATTTCCAGCCAGCAATCAGCCACCTGACACTGGAAATACAACGCAAATTCAATGTGGAGAAGCCTCTCATCTTCAACACCTACCAATGCTACCTCAAG GATGCCTATGACAATGTGACCCTGGATGTAGAGCTGGCTCGTCGTGAGGGCTGGTGTTTTGGGGCCAAGCTGGTACGTGGTGCATACATGGTCCAGGAGCGTGCCCGTGCTGTGGATCTTGGCTATGAGGACCCTATCAACTCTACATATGAGGCCACTAATGCCATGTATCACAA GTGCCTCAACTATGTTCTGGAGGAGCTGAAGCACAATTCTAAGGCTGAGGTAATGGTAGCCTCCCACAATGAAGACACCATTCGTTTTACCCTGAGCAG CACAACTTTGGGAGAAATCTAA
- the Prodh gene encoding proline dehydrogenase 1, mitochondrial isoform X2, with product MALRLVFSLRSRTPRTPHLALLSTSPATREQHAAGPRAVPGCRPVEAVRPPVPVVDFSNAKEAYRSLRTWELARNLLVLRLCASPTLLERHQQLLQIARKLLGQKLFDKLMKMTFYGQFVAGEDQESIQPLIRHNKAFGVGSILDYGVEEDLSFEEAECKEMASYASSTERNGSSMSKSEKQYQAHLTFGDQRDSVISGAHTYFCASETKYDSRMKTLLHCIEASGKASDDDFIAIKLTSLVRPQFLLHFSDVLTKWRHFFHQMAAEQGQAGHAAMDTKLEVVALQESIAKMGIASRAEIENWFTPETLGVSGTMDLLEWNSLIHCRTQLSKHLLIPNVQTGQLEPLMSQFTEKEELQMMRILQRMDVLATKAMEVGVRLMVDAEQTYFQPAISHLTLEIQRKFNVEKPLIFNTYQCYLKDAYDNVTLDVELARREGWCFGAKLVRGAYMVQERARAVDLGYEDPINSTYEATNAMYHKCLNYVLEELKHNSKAEVMVASHNEDTIRFTLSRMEELGLHPADYQVCFGQLLGMCNQISFPLGQAGFSVYKYVPYGPVMEVLPYLSRRALENSSIMKGTQRERQLLWQELWRRLCTGSLFYRPA from the exons ATGGCTTTGAGGCTTGTGTTTTCCCTTCGATCCCGCACTCCCCGCACACCTCATCTCGCCCTGCTGTCCACTTCGCCCGCTACCCGCGAGCAGCACGCCGCGGGTCCCAGGGCTGTGCCGGGATGCAGGCCGGTTGAGGCCGTGAGGCCGCCAGTTCCCGTGGTGGACTTCAGCAACGCGAAAGAGGCGTACCGCAGTCTGCGTACCTGGGAGCTAGCGCGCAATCTTCTGGTGCTACGGCTGTGTGCCTCACCCACGCTGCTGGAGCGCCATCAGCAG CTGCTTCAGATAGCCAGAAAACTTCTTGGGCAGAAGCTGTTTGACAAGCTAATGAAGATGACCTTCTATGGGCAGTTTGTGGCTGGCGAGGACCAGGAGTCCATTCAGCCCCTGATCAGGCACAACAAGGCCTTTGGTGTTGGCTCCATCCTGGACTACGGAGTGGAGGAAGATCTGAGCTTCGAGGAGGCAGAGTGCAAGGAGATGGC GTCCTATGCCTCTTCAACAGAAAGGAATGGCAGCA GCATGAGTAAGAGTGAGAAGCAATATCAGGCCCATCTAACCTTTGGAGACCAAAGGGACAGCGTCATCAGTGGTGCCCATACTTACTTCTGTGCCAGTGAAACCAAGTATGATAGCCGCATGAAGACCCTGTTGCACTGCATAGAGGCCTCAG GTAAAGCCAGTGATGATGACTTCATAGCAATTAAGCTTACTTCCCTGGTTAGACCCCAGTTTCTG CTGCATTTCTCAGATGTACTGACCAAGTGGAgacatttttttcaccaaatggCTGCAGAGCAAGGGCAGGCTGGGCACGCTGCCATGGACACAAAACTGGAGGTGGTAGCACTACAG GAAAGCATTGCTAAGATGGGCATTGCATCCAGGGCTGAGATTGAGAACTGGTTTACACCAGAGACCCTGGGAGTGTCTGG CACCATGGACCTGCTGGAGTGGAACAGCCTCATTCACTGCAGGACTCAGCTTTCCAAGCACCTGCTGATCCCCAATGTGCAG ACAGGACAGCTGGAACCCCTGATGTCACAGTTCACTGAGAAGGAAGAGCTGCAGATGATGAGGATACTGCAGAGAATGGATGTCCTGGCCACG AAAGCCATGGAAGTAGGGGTACGGCTGATGGTGGATGCTGAGCAGACCTATTTCCAGCCAGCAATCAGCCACCTGACACTGGAAATACAACGCAAATTCAATGTGGAGAAGCCTCTCATCTTCAACACCTACCAATGCTACCTCAAG GATGCCTATGACAATGTGACCCTGGATGTAGAGCTGGCTCGTCGTGAGGGCTGGTGTTTTGGGGCCAAGCTGGTACGTGGTGCATACATGGTCCAGGAGCGTGCCCGTGCTGTGGATCTTGGCTATGAGGACCCTATCAACTCTACATATGAGGCCACTAATGCCATGTATCACAA GTGCCTCAACTATGTTCTGGAGGAGCTGAAGCACAATTCTAAGGCTGAGGTAATGGTAGCCTCCCACAATGAAGACACCATTCGTTTTACCCTGAGCAG GATGGAGGAACTGGGGCTGCATCCAGCTGACTACCAGGTGTGCTTTGGACAGCTTCTGGGCATGTGTAACCAAATCAGCTTCCCCTTGG GTCAGGCAGGCTTCTCTGTATACAAGTATGTACCCTATGGCCCTGTGATGGAGGTGCTGCCCTACCTGTCCCGTCGAGCACTGGAGAACAGCAGCATTATGAAGGGCACCCAGCGGGAACGGCAGCTGCTGTGGCAGGAGTTGTGGCGGCGGCTCTGCACTGGCAGCCTTTTCTACCGCCCAGCCTAA